Proteins encoded together in one Telopea speciosissima isolate NSW1024214 ecotype Mountain lineage chromosome 6, Tspe_v1, whole genome shotgun sequence window:
- the LOC122665564 gene encoding uncharacterized protein LOC122665564 translates to MTLAKALVSRFQSSVKQKKTAANLLAIKQRPDESIRDYITHFNAESLESKDLDDAMAFNTLHNGVTNHDLVKSLALDPVTTMPQLLDRCYQYANMFDIMKARKVVDTKAPEKKRAREKDEKKKDTKRARSDREQSPDYTPINTTRTKILMEVYDQGLLQWPRPLFSRPEDRNKNKFCKFHKDVDHDTEDRKQLRREIEDVIQKGHLRRYVKEDGKDNFRGCETARNDHRREDRYKRGGDRDRREDWRDDQREVRRNDK, encoded by the exons ATGACG TTGGCCAAGGCGCTCGTGagccgcttccagagcagcgtgAAGCAAAAGAAAACTGCTGCCAATCTACTGGCTATCAAGCAACGACCTGATGAGTCCATCAGGGACTACATCACCCATTTCAACGCAGAGAGCCTGGAGAGCAAGGACTTGGATGATGCAATGGCCTTCAACACCTTGCATAATGGGGTCACCAACCATGACCTGGTAAAGTCGCTTGCCCTGGACCCAGTGACCACCATGCCACAGCTACTGGACCGCTGCTACCAGTACGCAAACATGTTCGATATCATGAAGGCGAGGAAGGTGGTGGATACAAAGGCTCCAGAGaaaaagagagcaagagagaaggatgagaagaaaaaagacaCCAAGAGGGCGAGGTCCGATCGAGAGCAGAGCCCAGATTACACCCCGATCAACACCACCAGGACCAAAATTTTGATGGAGGTGTATGATCAAGGTCTGTTGCAATGGCCCAGGCCGCTGTTCTCTAGGCCTGAGGACAGAAACAAGAATAAGTTCTGCAAGTTCCACAAGGATGTCGACCATGACACCGAGGATCGCAAACAACTAAGGAGAGAGATCGAGGATGTGATACAGAAAGGCCATCTAAGGCGTTATGTCAAGGAAGATGGGAAAGATAACTTCAGAGGTTGTGAAACCGCAAGGAATGACCACAGGAGAGAAGATAGATATAAAAGAGGAGGTGACCGAGATCGCCGCGAGGACTGGCGTGATGACCAAAGAGAGGTCAGGAGGAATGATAAATAA